Genomic window (Leptotrichia sp. OH3620_COT-345):
AATTTTTCTCCTGAAAATAAATTCAGAATATGGAGAAAGCTCTGGATTATACTTGCTGAAGCCGAGAAAGAGCTTGGCCTTGATTTTATTACTGAGGAACAAATTGAAGAGCTGAAAAAATTTAAAGATGATGTTGATTTTGAAATGGCGGCACAATTTGAAAAAAAATTAAGACACGATGTAATGTCTCATGTGCATACTTATGGGGAACAGGCAAAAAATGCCAGAAAAATAATTCACTTAGGAGCAACAAGTGCTTATGTGGGAGATAATACAGATTTAATTCAGATAAAAGAAGGTCTTTTAATTATAAGAAAAAGATTGCTTGCATTAATTCAAAAAATGAAAGAATTTGCATTGAAATATAAATCTCTTCCGACTTTAGGATTCACCCATTTTCAACCGGCGCAGTTAACAACAGTAGGGAAGAGGGCAACTTTATGGTTGCATTCCCTTTTAATGGATTTTGAAGAACTTGAATTTAGGATTGAAATGTTGCGTTACAGAGGTGTAAAAGGAACAACAGGAACTCAGGCAAGTTTTAAAGAACTTTTTGATGGAAATTTTAAAAAAGTCAAAAAACTTGATAGTCTTGTTACTGAAAAGGCAGGATTTAAAATAAAACAAAGCGTTTCCGGACAGACTTATGACAGAAAAACGGATGCTCAGATATTAAATCTGCTTTCCGATATTGCACAGTCGTCTCATAAATTTAGTAATGATTTTCGATTACTTCAGCATTTGAAAGAGTTGGAAGAACCTTTTGAAAGAAATCAGATAGGTTCAAGTGCAATGGCATATAAAAGAAATCCGATGAGAAGTGAGAGGATATCATCTCTTGCAAAATTTGTAATGTCACTTTCTATGAATGGTGCATTGGTTTATTCAACACAATGGTTTGAAAGAACTCTTGACGATTCGGCAAATAAGAGACTTTCAATTCCTCAAGCATTTTTAGCTGTAGATGCTATCCTTATAATATGGCTTAATATAATGGATGGAGTGGTAGTTTATCCTAAAGTTATAGAATCCAATATACAAAAAGAACTTCCATTTATGGCAACTGAAAATATTATTATGGAATCTGTAAAAAAAGGTATGGACAGACAGGAGGTTCATGAAATAATAAGAGAACTTTCTATGGAGGAAACTAAGGAAATAAAAACAAACGGAAAATCAAATAATTTAATCCAAAGAATTATAAAAGACGGCAGGCTCGGATTGAAAATTGAAGATATAGAAAATATTTTAATTTCAGAAAATTATATAGGTTTTGCAGACAAACAGACAGAGGACTTTATAAATGAAGAAATAAATCCTTTGATTGAAAAATATAAAAATGAAATTGATAATGAAAGATTGGAATTAAAAGTTTAAAAATAAACTTTATATCTAAATTTTTTTAATATTTTTATATTATGAAAGAAACATAAAAACGGAAAGAATAGAAAAGCGGTTAAAAATTGTAAAAACTAAAAATCATTATTAGAAATTTTTAACAGAAAAAATTGGAAACTGCTTTTGAATAACAAAAAATTATTGACATATATTTTAAAATAGTGTAATATTTCTTTGTAGCAGAATATTGCGGGAATAGCTCAGTTGGTAGAGCGCAACCTTGCCAAGGTTGAGGTCGCGAGTTCGAGCCTCGTTTTCCGCTCCAAAGATAAACGCAAAGTCATAATATAAAATAAAAAACTGTTTTGGTAAATTGTAAGTACTTTAAAACAGTTTTTTAATTTTACATATTAAAAAATTTAGACGATTATAGAATTACTATATATTTATTGATAATTAGAAATAGAATCAATATTTTTCCAATTTTTTTCTCTGTGCTAATAACTATAACATTTACTGATATTTTAAGATATATTATATGTTTTTACTCAACAACTGCTGAAGTATAAGAAAATATTCTGAAAAATAGTTTAAACACATCATAATTCTTTAAAAAAGTTTCATTAAACATACACTTTATATTATTATAATAAATGTTATATTCCATTTTTCCTGAATTTCTATTTTTTGAATAATTCGTATATTTTTAAATTGTTTTTCTTTGCTTTTATAATCCATGAAAACGTTCCCTGTCCCCAATATAAAATTTTTAACCAATTCGGATTTATATAAATATTTTTATCACTTTTTAAAGATAAAATGTTATGAGAGAGTATATTCAGAGCGTTTCCTAAGTTTTTGAGAGGACCGTGTCCCAGTGGAATTTTTGTAGTATATGTCAATAATTCTCCCGCTCCTATACCTATACCTTGCCCCCATTTTGCATTGACTTTTTCACACCAGTTTCTTATTTGAGAAATTGCTATATGATTTTGCTTTCCTTCAAAAAATCCATTATTAACTATACAATAAACTTTTGTATTTGAATTTACAATCTTTTCTTTTTCAAATTCTGTAAGTAATTTTAAAAGATTAGAAGGAATACCGTCAACATATAAAGGAAAGGAAAATATTAAAACATCACTGCTATTAATTTCGTTTTTAGTTTTATCATTTAATTTAAAAGAAATTGAATAATATTTTTTTATTTCATTTTCTTTGAGTAATGAAGAAAAATAATTTATCAACATTTCAGAATGACCTTTAATTCCTTTAGGGCTTCCGTTTATTATACTTATTTTCATATTTAATTCTCTCTTTCACTTTTTTCGAAAAAAGAAATATTGAAATTTTTAATGTCTAAATTAACAACATTGGCTTCTACCATTTTTTCAGCAGTTTCCTTTTCTTTTTCCGTAAGATTTTCTCCATAAAAATAAACATTTAAATTAAATTTTGTTTTATATCTTGTTGAATGATGCATTTCTCTATTTTTAAATTTAAAAAATGGAAGTAAATAGGGAATACTTCTATCTAATACGTTTTTTACAAAAGGACTGTATGAACCGTAACAGCATTTACTTATAATTGTAATCTTTTCTGCTTTCGAATATATTTTTCCTAAATTTTCATAATTATCTTTAATTTTACATTTTCCGGGAATTTTAATCCAACATTCAAAACAACCGGTACAACTTTTGATTTTATTGTCATCATAAATTACATATATTTTTTTATTTGTTGTTATTTCAATTTCTTGACTTTCCGATACATTTATGGAGTTTCTTTTTTTTATAACATTTTCATATGTTTCTTGAAATGTTTTTTTATTCAGATCAGTTATAATTACTTCCATATTTTCCCTCCGATTTAAATAATGACTTTATTTATAGTATGTTATGAAGCTTGATTTTATTATTTCTTCTATTTTTTCTTCCCAATCTTCAGGACATTCTTTATTACGCATAATTATTATTGTTGTAAGTCCTTGAACTAATGCCCACATTGCTATGATTTTATTTTCCATAATTTTTTTTGGCATATTTATTTTTTCAAATACTTTAATCGCCTCTCTTTTTAAAATATTCAAAGCATTTTCATTCTCTTTTTCGGTAATTTCCAATGAAAAATTTATTTTTGTATTTTTTTTTGAGATTATAAAATGATAATATGCAGGATTTTTATAAAAAAACATTATGTACGTTTTACCTAATTTTACAAGCAAATCGTCATTATTTTTATATTTTTCAACCGTTATTTCTAGTTTTGCAGCTAATATGTCCCAAATATAACTGCTCATTGCTTCAAGAAGATCACTTTTCTTTTTAAAATATGTGTAAGGAGCTGCAGCACTTACTCCACATATTTCAGCAAGTTTTCTTAAAGACAGTTTTTCTTCCCCTATGCTATTTATTGTGTTGATTCCTTCTTTAATGAGTTCATTTTTCAAATTTCCATGGTGATAATTTTTTTTCATATTAAATACTTCCTTTACATTTTGATAATCTAATCACTGTTAAGATTATATAATAAAATATTAGCAGTGTCAAGTTTATTTAAAAAAATAAATAAATGCCTAAAATAAGGCATTTAATAAATATAAATATGATTTATTTAATTTTTTTTGTGAAGGTTTAATATTTTGTTATTAAAAACTGTCTCAAAAGATATTAAAATACATCAAAATCATAAATTTTGAATGTGTTTAATATTTATAAAATTCAGTAAAGTAGTAATTTTAATTTTTAAAAATATATATTATTTATGTTTTTAAGTTATTTTTGAATTTCAATATAGCTCTCAAAAAATTTTCGATTAAAAGCACTTCATTTACTGAAAAATC
Coding sequences:
- the purB gene encoding adenylosuccinate lyase; this translates as MEKYSNPLAERYSSKEMLYNFSPENKFRIWRKLWIILAEAEKELGLDFITEEQIEELKKFKDDVDFEMAAQFEKKLRHDVMSHVHTYGEQAKNARKIIHLGATSAYVGDNTDLIQIKEGLLIIRKRLLALIQKMKEFALKYKSLPTLGFTHFQPAQLTTVGKRATLWLHSLLMDFEELEFRIEMLRYRGVKGTTGTQASFKELFDGNFKKVKKLDSLVTEKAGFKIKQSVSGQTYDRKTDAQILNLLSDIAQSSHKFSNDFRLLQHLKELEEPFERNQIGSSAMAYKRNPMRSERISSLAKFVMSLSMNGALVYSTQWFERTLDDSANKRLSIPQAFLAVDAILIIWLNIMDGVVVYPKVIESNIQKELPFMATENIIMESVKKGMDRQEVHEIIRELSMEETKEIKTNGKSNNLIQRIIKDGRLGLKIEDIENILISENYIGFADKQTEDFINEEINPLIEKYKNEIDNERLELKV
- a CDS encoding flavodoxin family protein, with protein sequence MEVIITDLNKKTFQETYENVIKKRNSINVSESQEIEITTNKKIYVIYDDNKIKSCTGCFECWIKIPGKCKIKDNYENLGKIYSKAEKITIISKCCYGSYSPFVKNVLDRSIPYLLPFFKFKNREMHHSTRYKTKFNLNVYFYGENLTEKEKETAEKMVEANVVNLDIKNFNISFFEKSEREN
- a CDS encoding TetR/AcrR family transcriptional regulator; this encodes MKKNYHHGNLKNELIKEGINTINSIGEEKLSLRKLAEICGVSAAAPYTYFKKKSDLLEAMSSYIWDILAAKLEITVEKYKNNDDLLVKLGKTYIMFFYKNPAYYHFIISKKNTKINFSLEITEKENENALNILKREAIKVFEKINMPKKIMENKIIAMWALVQGLTTIIIMRNKECPEDWEEKIEEIIKSSFITYYK